The Thamnophis elegans isolate rThaEle1 chromosome Z, rThaEle1.pri, whole genome shotgun sequence genome contains a region encoding:
- the LOC116521329 gene encoding olfactory receptor 5B21-like, with amino-acid sequence MNALQRNQTEITEFILLGFGELHHLQIFLFIVFLVIFTSTMVANFLTVIIIVLDQSLHTPMYFFLGNLACLEMIYSSAILPRMIAALMTGDNTISVKGCMTQFYFGSFLVCTECYLLSVMSYDRFLAVCKPLHYATLMNSKICIRLAGGSWLNSILAITLYLGLFLQLQFCGQNEIDHFFCEALPLLKLSCSDTFLVKLVTFTVVFIITFPPFVSTLISYIYIIVAILKIPSTTGRQKAFSTCSSHLIVVSIFYGAIVIVYLIPKTEEVRDFNKIFSLLYTVLPPLLNPLIYSLRNKDVKNALRKVSRKLLDGQCVN; translated from the coding sequence ATGAATGCACTGCAGAGGAACCAAACTGAAATTACTGAATTTATACTTTTGGGATTTGGGGAGCTCCATCATCTGCAGATCTTCCTGTTCATTGTATTTTTAGTGATCTTCACTTCAACTATGGTGGCCAATTTCCTTACTGTTATTATAATTGTGCTTGATCAATCCCTGCACACCCCAATGTACTTCTTTTTGGGAAATTTAGCCTGCCTGGAGATGATATATAGTTCAGCCATTCTTCCCAGGATGATAGCTGCTCTCATGACTGGAGACAACACCATCTCTGTAAAAGGATGCATGACACAGTTTTATTTTGGTTCATTCCTGGTTTGTACAGAATGTTATCTCCTCTCTGTGATGTCTTATGATCGTTTTTTAGCTGTTTGCAAGCCTTTACATTATGCAACTCTTATGAATAGCAAAATCTGCATACGGTTAGCAGGAGGCTCATGGCTCAATAGTATTTTAGCCATCACCCTGTATTTGGGCTTGTTTTTACAATTGCAGTTCTGTGGACAAAATGAAATTGACCATTTCTTTTGTGAGGCTCTCCCACTGCTGAAACTCTCCTGCAGTGACACATTTCTGGTAAAGCTTGTTACTTTCACTGTGGTTTTTATCATCACTTTCCCTCCTTTTGTTTCAACTTTGATCTCCTATATCTATATTATTGTCGCCATTCTGAAAATCCCGTCTACCACAGGCAGACAAAAAGCTTTTTCTACTTGCTCCTCTCACTTGATTGTTGTCTCTATTTTCTACGGAGCCATTGTGATTGTGTATCTCATACCAAAAACAGAGGAAGTGAGAGATTTCAATAAGATATTTTCTCTCTTGTATACAGTCCTGCCCCCTTTACTCAATCCTCTCATATACAGCCTGAGAAATAAGGATGTCAAAAATGCTCTGAGAAAAGTTTCAAGAAAGTTATTGGATGGACAATGTGTAAATTAA
- the LOC116521330 gene encoding olfactory receptor 2AP1-like: MIRNQTKIAEFVLLGFGEYSKAQTLLFMIFLVIYAVSVTGNSLIVALVIFDHHLHTPMYFFLGNLSFLEVFYSSNIFPRLLFALLTGNNMVSLRSCFTQWYLFGSLEATECCLLCAMSYDRYLAICKPLHYATIMQTQTCIQLVAASWINGFITIVTLFHLMLQLTFCNSNEMDHYFCDYFSVLNLSCTDTSLIEVIGFIMAVLFTLPPFLLTLISYIYIIAAVLKIPSITGRQKAFSTCSSHLVVVSIFYGSLMIVYMLPKNDVNREMEKFSSLLYTVVPPLTNPFIYSLRNKEVKEALRNNIRKLVQYRVKSPKLINITKI; encoded by the coding sequence ATGATCAGAAATCAAACAAAAATTGCAGAATTTGTCCTTCTGGGATTTGGGGAATACAGTAAAGCACAGACACTTCTTTTCATGATCTTCTTAGTCATTTATGCAGTATCTGTAACTGGAAACAGTCTCATTGTGGCACTAGTTATCTTTGATCATCACCTTCATACACCCATGTACTTCTTCCTGGGAAACCTCTCcttcttggaggttttctacagCTCCAATATATTTCCAAGATTGCTTTTTGCTCTTCTTACTGGAAACAACATGGTTTCACTTAGAAGTTGCTTCACACAGTGGTATCTCTTTGGTTCCTTAGAGGCTACAGAATGTTGCTTACTTTGTGCAATGTCTTATGACCGATATCTAGCTATCTGTAAACCACTGCACTATGCAACAATAATGCAAACCCAAACTTGTATCCAATTAGTTGCTGCATCTTGGATCAATGGATTTATAACTATTGTGACATTATTTCATCTCATGTTACAGCTAACATTTTGTAATTCAAATGAAATGGATCACTATTTTTGTGATTATTTCTCAGTTCTTAATCTTTCTTGCACTGACACTAGCTTGATAGAAGTTATTGGTTTTATTATGGCTGTTCTATTCACACTTCCACCTTTTCTCCTAACTCTGATTTCTTACATATATATCATAGCTGCAGTATTGAAAATCCCTTCTATCACTGGAAGACAGAAGGCTTTTTCTACCTGTTCCTCTCACTTGGTTGTGGTTTCCATTTTTTATGGTTCACTCATGATTGTTTATATGCTACCAAAGAATGATGTCAatagagaaatggaaaaattTTCCTCTCTATTATACACAGTTGTGCCCCCTCTCACCAATCCTTTCATATACAGCCTAAGGAACAAGGAAGTCAAAGAGGCACTGAGAAATAATATTAGAAAGCTTGTGCAATATAGAGTAAAGTCCCCAAAACTAATTAATATAACAAAGATATAA
- the LOC116521331 gene encoding olfactory receptor 2AP1-like: MDFLVATMLENQTKIDEFILLGFHEFYEFQTLFFLSFLVIYIVTMIGNVLIVMLVIFDEHLKVPMYFFLGNLSFLEICYSSNIFPRMLSALLTGNGIISFSNCFMQWYLCSSLVATECCLLCVMSYDRYLAICKPLHYLTTMNSQTCIYLAASSWINGFAVFSILLILILQQLKFCRSNEINHYFCDYFALLSISCSPTWLLEIMSYIVATVFTLPPFLLTLLSYVYIIGAVLKIPSVTGRQKAFSTCSSHLVVVSIFYGSLMIAYMLPRIEKADVPKFSSLLYIALPPLANPFIYSLRNKEVKEALRKKIGRLILYKPTCI; this comes from the coding sequence ATGGATTTCCTAGTTGCCACAATGCTGGAGAATCAGACAAAGATAGATGAATTCATTCTACTTGGATTTCATGAATTCTATGAATTTCAAACATTGTTTTTTCTGAGTTTCCTAGTAATTTACATTGTAACCATGATTGGAAATGTTCTCATTGTTATGCTAGTCATCTTTGATGAACATCTTAAAGTACCTATGTATTTCTTCCTAGGAAACCTTTCTTTTCTTGAAATTTGTTATAGTTCTAATATATTCCCAAGGATGCTTTCAGCTCTCCTAACTGGAAATGGAATAATTTCTTTCAGCAATTGTTTTATGCAGTGGTATCTGTGTAGTTCCTTGGTAGCTACAGAATGCTGCTTACTGTGTGTGATGTCTTATGACAGATATCTAGCAATCTGTAAACCACTGCATTATTTGACAACCATGAATTCTCAGACTTGTATTTATTTAGCTGCTTCATCGTGGATCAATGGATTTGCTGTATTTTCAATATTGCTCATTTTGATATTACAGCAATTGAAGTTTTGCAGATCTAatgaaataaatcattatttctgTGACTATTTTGCCCTTCTAAGCATTTCCTGTAGTCCAACTTGGTTATTGGAAATTATGAGTTATATTGTAGCTACTGTCTTCacacttcctccttttctcttaacACTATTATCCTATGTATATATTATAGGCGCTGTCTTAAAAATCCCCTCTGTCACTGGAAGGCAGAAAGCCTTTTCCACCTGCTCTTCACATCTGGTTGTGGTTTCTATTTTCTATGGATCTCTCATGATTGCTTACATGCTGCCAAGAATTGAAAAAGCAGATGTGCCAAAATTTTCTTCTTTGTTATACATAGCTTTGCCTCCACTAGCAAACCCATTTATATATAGTCTAAGAAATAAGGAGGTCAAAGAGGccctaagaaaaaaaattggtagACTGATACTGTACAAACCAACCTGCATTTAG
- the LOC116521332 gene encoding olfactory receptor 1038-like — protein MNITEFIILGFGNFGQWQSIIFFIFLVFYIVAMAGNILIVILVAIDQRLHTPMYFFLGNLSCLETCYISNILPKMMVGFLTDENTISFNGCFLQFFGFGLLVATECYLLSVMSYDRYLAICKPLHYATNMNAQICIQLAAFSWINGLIAALILLSLMLQLTFCGQNEINHYFCDTLPLIKLSCSDTNLVELTSFSFTFVFTLPPFILTVTSYIYIIITILRIPSTIGRKKAFSTCSSHLIVVSMFYGAIMIVYLLPKSEALSEVSKVFSLLYTVLPPVANPLIYSLRNKEVKDAMKKISKKFIPFRFYRGQL, from the coding sequence ATGAATATAACAGAATTTATAATTTTGGGGTTTGGAAACTTTGGACAATGGCAgtctattattttctttattttcctagTATTTTATATTGTAGCCATGGCTGGGAATATTCTCATTGTAATTTTAGTTGCTATTGATCAACGTCTTCATACACCCATGTACTTCTTCCTGGGTAATTTGTCATGCCTGGAAACTTgctatatttcaaatattttacccAAGATGATGGTCGGCTTTTTGACAGATGAAAATACCATTTCATTCAATGGttgttttttgcaattttttggttttggtttgttAGTGGCTACTGAATGTTATCTCCTGTCTGTAATGTCATATGATCGATATTTAGCAATATGCAAACCATTGCATTATGCAACAAATATGAATGCTCAAATTTGTATCCAGCTAGCAGCTTTTTCATGGATCAATGGCCTTATAGCTGCTTTGATCCTTTTAAGTTTAATGTTACAACTTACATTCTGTGGTCAAAATGAAATTAATCATTACTTTTGTGACACGCTTCCTTTAATAAAACTTTCCTGTAGTGATACCAACTTAGTAGAACTTACAAGTTTTAGCTTTACCTTTGTATTTACTCTACCTCCCTTTATCCTTACTGTGACTTCCTACATATACATCATAATTACTATCTTGAGAATCCCTTCCACTATTGGGAGAAAAAAAGCCTTTTCCACTTGCTCATCTCATCTGATAGTAGTTTCTATGTTTTATGGAGCCATCATGATTGTATATTTGTTACCAAAATCTGAAGCACTTAGTGAGGTTAgcaaagtattttctttgttatatACAGTCCTTCCCCCTGTTGCAAATCCTCTCATTTACAGCCTGAGAAATAAGGAGGTGAAGGATGCCATGAAGAAGATATCAAAAAAGTTTATACCTTTTAGGTTTTACAGAGGACAATTGTGA